One genomic region from Macellibacteroides fermentans encodes:
- a CDS encoding tetratricopeptide repeat protein, whose translation MTVQEINKAYNRIEGSLNSKELKNAFDFLQKLIYESKEYSLQDKLTELHDTYKYMLRYRVEGMRDPMQSKIYNDLMASTYELADDLKMRLLLRISSVIYFDRKRIAAYQPLQSYRVLHDELTTAVEVSDYKQVDGLQLNLFNQVWLSGRFTREELSDIRDIFADDTIPFSASCQIVSALLLGLQTCFDDEKVLLLCDAAMSGKDEVRARALIAILITLYLYHKRIGFYPAISNRLEALAERGGFVKELRTIILRFILSRETEKITQKIQNEIIPEMMKMSPKLNKKINMQDFSIDQLGDEMNPDWQNMIENSEFGNKMKEFSELQMEGADVMHSSFIHLKSFPFFSEMGNWFLPFDPHHSAFGSAFGKGSEFDNVLETMALSSFMCNSDKYSLYFSIMQLPEQHRKMMMAQFDSQAMEMIQDRKEEFMPEDKRFEYIVGQYVQDLYRFFKIHPRHLDFLDLFALKLDFHNLPQVKALLSDNESLTIIAEYYLRKGYIDDALVVYERLALSSPDNEELYQKIGYCKQMKEDVQGALEAYLHADLLNSDSKWVIRRIAGCYRALKQPEKALGYYQRYEALSPDNLSVTISIGHCHLELKNFSEALKCYFKVEYLDPESHKAWRPIAWCSFLTGKFEQARNYYGKIMGNAPSLQDMLNAGHTEWALQNVKEAIHFYKMAVEADGGDFHKFMEQFTQDIPDLLSAGIEEQDIPLLLDELRYSMDGSL comes from the coding sequence ATGACAGTACAAGAAATAAATAAAGCCTACAACCGCATTGAGGGTTCTCTGAACAGCAAAGAACTAAAAAATGCCTTTGATTTTTTGCAGAAGCTGATTTACGAGAGTAAAGAATATTCGCTGCAGGATAAACTTACTGAATTACACGATACATATAAATACATGCTTCGCTACCGGGTAGAAGGAATGCGAGACCCGATGCAGAGTAAGATTTACAACGATCTGATGGCATCTACCTACGAGTTGGCGGACGATTTAAAGATGAGGCTCCTACTAAGGATCTCGTCTGTTATCTACTTCGACCGCAAACGGATTGCTGCCTATCAGCCGCTTCAATCGTATCGTGTGCTGCACGACGAGCTTACAACGGCTGTGGAAGTGAGCGACTATAAGCAGGTGGATGGACTGCAGCTGAATTTATTTAACCAGGTGTGGCTTTCGGGGCGGTTTACAAGAGAGGAGTTAAGTGATATACGGGATATTTTTGCCGACGACACGATTCCTTTTTCTGCCAGCTGCCAGATTGTGTCTGCCCTTTTATTGGGTTTGCAGACCTGTTTTGATGACGAGAAGGTGTTGCTGCTTTGCGATGCTGCCATGTCCGGAAAGGATGAAGTACGTGCCAGAGCGCTTATTGCGATTCTGATCACGCTCTATTTATATCACAAACGTATCGGATTTTATCCGGCCATATCCAACCGTTTGGAGGCTCTTGCCGAACGGGGTGGCTTTGTTAAGGAACTGCGCACCATCATTCTGCGCTTTATCTTATCTAGGGAGACCGAAAAGATTACTCAGAAAATTCAGAACGAGATTATTCCCGAAATGATGAAGATGAGTCCCAAGCTGAATAAAAAAATAAACATGCAGGACTTTTCCATCGATCAGTTGGGCGACGAAATGAATCCCGATTGGCAGAATATGATTGAGAACAGCGAGTTCGGCAATAAAATGAAGGAGTTTTCCGAACTGCAGATGGAGGGGGCGGATGTGATGCACTCGTCATTCATTCACCTTAAAAGCTTTCCGTTCTTCAGCGAAATGGGCAATTGGTTTTTACCTTTCGATCCCCATCATTCGGCTTTCGGTTCGGCCTTCGGCAAAGGTTCTGAGTTTGATAATGTGCTTGAAACAATGGCGCTTTCGTCTTTTATGTGCAATTCCGACAAGTATTCGCTGTACTTCAGCATCATGCAATTGCCGGAACAGCACCGCAAGATGATGATGGCCCAGTTTGACAGTCAGGCGATGGAAATGATTCAGGACCGTAAAGAGGAGTTTATGCCGGAAGACAAGCGGTTCGAATATATTGTGGGGCAGTATGTGCAGGATTTGTATCGTTTCTTTAAAATACATCCGCGACACCTGGATTTTCTGGATCTGTTTGCGCTGAAGCTGGACTTCCATAACCTGCCGCAGGTCAAGGCTTTGTTGTCCGACAACGAAAGCCTCACCATCATTGCCGAATATTACCTGCGTAAAGGGTACATCGATGATGCCCTTGTGGTGTACGAACGCCTTGCGCTGAGTAGTCCGGATAACGAAGAGCTGTATCAGAAAATAGGCTACTGCAAGCAGATGAAGGAGGATGTGCAAGGAGCTCTGGAGGCTTACCTGCATGCCGATCTGCTGAATAGCGACAGTAAATGGGTTATAAGGCGGATTGCCGGCTGTTACCGAGCCTTGAAGCAACCGGAAAAGGCATTGGGTTACTATCAGCGATACGAAGCATTGAGTCCTGACAATCTTTCGGTTACAATCAGTATCGGTCACTGCCACCTTGAGCTTAAAAACTTCAGCGAGGCGCTTAAGTGCTATTTCAAGGTAGAATACCTCGATCCGGAAAGTCACAAGGCATGGCGCCCCATAGCATGGTGCTCGTTCCTGACAGGCAAATTTGAACAGGCCCGCAACTACTATGGTAAGATTATGGGAAATGCGCCTTCTCTGCAGGATATGCTCAATGCCGGACATACGGAATGGGCTTTACAGAATGTGAAGGAGGCTATCCACTTTTACAAAATGGCTGTAGAGGCTGATGGAGGCGATTTCCATAAATTTATGGAGCAGTTTACCCAGGATATACCTGACTTATTGTCAGCCGGCATCGAAGAGCAGGATATTCCGCTGTTGCTGGACGAACTAAGATATAGCATGGATGGATCTCTGTAA
- a CDS encoding L-threonylcarbamoyladenylate synthase, which yields MIEEIKKTCEVLQAGGIILYPTDTVWGIGCDATNEEAVKKVYELKRRVDNKAMLVLTDNPAKLNMYVSRIPDIAWDLIDVADKPLTIIYPKAKNLAANLLADDQSVGIRITNETFSKTLCERFRKPIVSTSANISGQPSPSNFNEISEEIKAGVDYVVNFRQEEIIKANPSGIIKLGEGGVVQVIR from the coding sequence ATGATAGAGGAAATTAAAAAGACCTGCGAGGTATTGCAGGCAGGTGGCATTATCCTGTATCCCACCGATACGGTGTGGGGTATTGGTTGCGATGCGACCAACGAAGAGGCAGTAAAAAAAGTGTATGAACTGAAGCGGCGTGTCGACAACAAAGCCATGCTTGTGCTTACCGACAATCCCGCCAAGCTTAATATGTATGTGAGCCGGATACCCGATATCGCCTGGGATCTGATAGATGTGGCTGATAAGCCGCTTACCATTATTTATCCGAAAGCAAAGAACCTGGCAGCGAATCTGTTGGCAGACGATCAGAGTGTAGGTATCCGTATTACGAACGAAACCTTCTCGAAAACATTATGCGAGCGTTTCCGGAAACCGATTGTATCTACATCAGCCAATATAAGCGGTCAGCCTTCTCCCTCTAATTTCAATGAAATTTCGGAAGAGATCAAGGCGGGTGTCGACTATGTGGTTAACTTCAGGCAAGAAGAGATAATAAAAGCCAACCCCTCGGGTATCATAAAGCTTGGTGAGGGCGGCGTTGTGCAGGTAATCAGGTAA
- the fmt gene encoding methionyl-tRNA formyltransferase, with amino-acid sequence MNKESLRIVYMGTPDFAVESLRLLVEGGYNVVGVITMPDKPIGRHGSTLQPSPVKQYAVSKGLPVLQPEKLKDETFIQELRALEADLQIVVAFRMLPEIVWDMPRLGTFNLHASLLPQYRGAAPINWAVINGDTETGATTFFLTHEIDTGKIILQERLPIADTDDVEKVHDSLMVMGAKLVLRTVDLILEGKADATPQEAFYSDAKELRAAPKIFKETCRISWDSSVKRVYDFVRGLSPYPGSWTELVAPAGERMVLKVFSTQKIEEAHDLPVGNIRTDGKSHVDIAVPDGFVRLLNVQLAGKKRMAVTDFLNGFKLTEYFIVE; translated from the coding sequence ATGAATAAAGAGTCATTACGTATTGTATATATGGGCACTCCGGATTTTGCCGTAGAGAGCCTCAGGTTACTGGTTGAAGGCGGATATAATGTAGTTGGGGTGATTACCATGCCCGATAAACCCATAGGTCGCCATGGCAGCACCTTGCAACCGAGTCCGGTCAAGCAATATGCCGTATCGAAGGGACTGCCTGTTTTACAGCCCGAAAAACTGAAAGATGAAACCTTTATACAGGAGCTCAGGGCTTTGGAAGCCGATCTGCAGATTGTAGTAGCCTTCCGTATGCTTCCCGAGATAGTTTGGGATATGCCCCGTCTGGGTACCTTTAACCTGCATGCTTCACTGCTTCCGCAATACCGTGGTGCAGCACCCATCAACTGGGCGGTGATAAACGGCGATACAGAAACCGGAGCAACCACCTTTTTCCTTACCCACGAGATAGACACCGGAAAGATCATTCTGCAGGAACGTCTGCCTATTGCCGATACCGACGATGTGGAAAAGGTACACGATTCATTGATGGTAATGGGAGCAAAGCTGGTTTTGCGTACAGTCGACCTTATTCTGGAAGGTAAGGCCGATGCAACACCGCAGGAGGCATTCTATTCCGATGCAAAAGAGCTTCGTGCAGCCCCTAAAATTTTTAAGGAAACCTGCCGGATCAGCTGGGACAGTTCTGTAAAGCGTGTGTATGATTTTGTGAGGGGATTATCGCCCTATCCCGGTTCGTGGACAGAACTGGTGGCACCTGCCGGCGAAAGAATGGTGTTAAAAGTCTTTTCAACTCAAAAAATAGAAGAGGCGCACGATCTACCTGTAGGGAATATCCGTACAGATGGAAAATCGCACGTGGATATAGCTGTACCCGATGGATTTGTTCGTCTGCTCAATGTGCAGCTGGCAGGCAAGAAACGCATGGCGGTAACCGATTTCCTGAACGGCTTTAAGCTAACAGAATATTTTATTGTTGAGTGA
- a CDS encoding sugar transferase, which yields MDKGRQTLKYIVSDFLSALLAWFLFNLLRYDEVGIYQGYTSLERFLLDPHVLQGWLLIPFGWIALFYLSGYYNKPFGKSRVTEFFSTLLSVMIGAVVVFFLVLLNDLPHSFGIYYRLFFGLLGIQFICTYIPRLLITLSGIRKINKREWAQRVLIIGAGSKAKKVANSLYSLGYDIVEMVDEDELAHVQSVMETETVDELVVAIESHNNEKRMHVLYSLYQYNRPIKVLVDKASMVSGVKVKTLLGIPLVNITDNNFSEAEKNIKKVLDYVVASLAVVLLAPVYLYVACRVRRDSPGPIIFSQERIGYMGKPFRIYKFRTMYEGAETNGPLLSTDDDPRITPFGKIMRKYRLDELPQFWNVLKGDMSIVGPRPERKYYIDKIVKKAPFYYLLHNVKPGITSWGMVKYGYASDVDKMIERLQYDILYYENMSLVLDLTILIYTIRTVFTGKGI from the coding sequence ATGGACAAAGGCCGGCAGACACTAAAATACATCGTTTCGGACTTTCTGTCTGCTTTGCTGGCGTGGTTTTTATTTAATCTGCTGCGATACGATGAGGTTGGAATCTATCAGGGATATACTTCCCTCGAAAGGTTTTTGCTGGATCCGCATGTGTTGCAGGGGTGGTTGCTTATCCCATTTGGTTGGATTGCCCTTTTTTATTTGTCGGGCTACTATAACAAGCCTTTCGGTAAATCGAGGGTGACCGAGTTTTTCTCCACCCTGCTGTCCGTGATGATCGGTGCTGTCGTGGTTTTCTTTCTGGTTTTATTGAACGACCTGCCTCATTCTTTTGGCATATACTACCGGCTTTTCTTCGGATTGCTGGGTATCCAGTTTATATGTACCTATATACCCCGCTTGCTGATTACGCTTTCCGGAATCCGGAAAATCAATAAAAGAGAGTGGGCGCAGCGGGTGTTGATTATCGGTGCCGGATCCAAGGCAAAGAAGGTGGCCAACAGCTTGTATTCGTTGGGATACGATATCGTAGAGATGGTGGACGAAGACGAGCTTGCACATGTGCAGTCTGTCATGGAGACCGAAACAGTAGACGAGTTGGTGGTGGCTATCGAGTCGCACAACAATGAAAAGAGAATGCATGTACTCTATTCGTTGTATCAATACAACCGGCCAATCAAAGTGTTGGTGGATAAAGCATCCATGGTTTCGGGGGTAAAGGTAAAAACGTTGCTGGGTATTCCGCTGGTAAACATTACCGACAATAACTTCTCGGAGGCTGAAAAGAATATTAAGAAGGTACTTGATTATGTAGTGGCTTCATTGGCCGTTGTGCTGCTTGCTCCGGTGTATTTGTATGTTGCCTGCAGGGTGAGGCGGGATTCGCCGGGACCTATCATTTTTAGTCAGGAACGTATCGGATACATGGGTAAGCCTTTTCGGATTTATAAGTTCAGAACCATGTACGAAGGAGCCGAAACCAACGGTCCGCTACTGTCTACCGACGATGATCCGCGTATTACTCCTTTCGGAAAGATTATGCGTAAATATCGTTTGGACGAGCTTCCCCAGTTCTGGAATGTGCTGAAAGGAGATATGTCTATTGTTGGGCCGCGTCCGGAACGGAAGTATTACATAGACAAGATTGTAAAAAAAGCACCCTTTTATTATCTGCTTCACAACGTGAAACCCGGAATTACCTCCTGGGGAATGGTGAAGTACGGATATGCAAGTGATGTCGACAAGATGATTGAGCGTTTGCAATACGACATATTGTATTACGAGAATATGTCGCTGGTTTTAGATTTAACAATATTAATTTATACAATAAGGACGGTTTTTACCGGCAAAGGAATTTAA
- a CDS encoding chloride channel protein encodes MAEDGFFYKILLWRERRIKEKNFILIVSFLVGICTAASAIILKQLIHFIQQLLTGGNHAGEVNYMLLIYPVVGILLAGLFVKYIVRDDISHGVTKILYAISQRKSRIKPHNSWTSLVASSVTIGFGGSVGAEAPIVLTGAAIGSNLGRLFRLEQKTLMLLVGCGAAGAIAGIFKAPIAGLVFVIEVLMLDLTMTSVLPLLISSVTAATVSYVVTGPEAMFKFSQTEVFEIGRIPYVLLLGIFCGLVSLYVTRVMNNIEGKYRKLGTFWKKFLLGAMMLSILIFLFPPLYGEGYETIGMLLNGQFLTMMDNTLFSGLSDSYWGIIIFLSLILLFKVFASSATNGGGGTGGIFAPSLYMGCIAGFIFSHTSNYLPFTMYLSEKNFALLGMAGVMSAIMHAPLTGVFLIAELTGGYDLFLPLMIVSISAYLTILMFEPHSIYSMRLAQKGELMTHHKDKAVLTLLKMDDVIEKDFEVVNPHMSLGDLVKVIARSSRNAFPVVDDKGVLLGIVQLDNIRNIMFRPELYERFHVSKFMVSAASKIEIDKSMEQIMRTFDDTKAWNLPVVDMQGRYIGFVSKSKIFNSYREVLVENFSGD; translated from the coding sequence ATGGCTGAAGATGGTTTTTTTTACAAGATTTTATTGTGGCGCGAAAGACGAATTAAAGAGAAGAATTTTATACTGATTGTAAGTTTTCTTGTAGGTATTTGTACGGCTGCGTCTGCAATAATACTTAAACAACTTATTCATTTTATTCAACAATTACTTACCGGCGGCAACCATGCCGGCGAGGTAAACTATATGTTGCTTATCTATCCGGTGGTGGGTATCCTGCTGGCCGGTCTATTTGTTAAGTATATTGTAAGAGACGATATAAGTCACGGGGTAACTAAAATACTTTACGCCATATCGCAGCGTAAGAGTCGTATAAAACCCCATAATTCGTGGACCTCCCTGGTGGCGAGTTCCGTTACCATCGGCTTCGGGGGATCGGTAGGGGCCGAGGCACCTATTGTACTTACCGGTGCTGCCATCGGATCAAATCTGGGCAGACTGTTCAGATTGGAGCAAAAAACGCTTATGTTGCTGGTAGGTTGCGGTGCTGCCGGAGCTATTGCCGGTATTTTCAAGGCGCCGATAGCCGGATTGGTCTTTGTGATCGAGGTATTGATGCTGGATCTTACGATGACTTCCGTATTGCCGCTGCTTATCTCGTCTGTTACCGCAGCCACGGTGTCGTATGTGGTAACCGGACCCGAAGCGATGTTTAAGTTCTCTCAGACCGAAGTGTTTGAGATCGGACGTATACCGTATGTATTGCTGTTGGGTATTTTCTGCGGACTGGTTTCATTGTACGTTACGCGGGTGATGAACAATATTGAGGGTAAATACCGTAAATTGGGTACCTTCTGGAAGAAGTTCCTTTTGGGAGCAATGATGTTAAGTATCCTTATCTTCCTTTTTCCGCCTCTCTACGGCGAAGGATACGAAACAATCGGGATGTTGCTGAACGGTCAGTTTCTAACGATGATGGATAATACGCTGTTTTCCGGACTGTCGGATTCCTATTGGGGCATCATCATCTTCCTCTCCCTGATTCTTTTGTTTAAAGTTTTTGCCTCCAGTGCAACCAACGGGGGAGGAGGTACAGGGGGAATCTTTGCTCCCAGTTTGTATATGGGATGTATCGCCGGATTTATATTTTCGCATACATCCAACTACCTGCCGTTTACGATGTATCTGTCCGAAAAGAACTTTGCCTTGCTGGGTATGGCCGGCGTAATGTCTGCCATTATGCATGCTCCGCTTACCGGAGTGTTCCTTATTGCCGAGCTAACCGGAGGCTACGATCTGTTTTTGCCGCTGATGATTGTTTCCATCAGTGCCTATTTAACTATTCTGATGTTCGAACCCCATAGTATTTATTCCATGCGTTTGGCTCAGAAGGGCGAATTGATGACACACCACAAAGACAAGGCGGTACTTACCCTTCTGAAGATGGATGATGTGATCGAGAAAGATTTTGAAGTGGTAAACCCACACATGAGTCTGGGCGACCTGGTGAAGGTCATAGCCCGAAGCAGCCGCAACGCCTTCCCGGTGGTAGACGATAAAGGCGTGTTGTTGGGTATCGTACAGTTGGATAATATCCGTAATATCATGTTCCGTCCCGAACTTTATGAGCGTTTTCATGTTTCTAAATTTATGGTGTCGGCTGCTTCAAAGATTGAAATCGACAAGTCAATGGAGCAGATAATGCGAACTTTTGACGACACAAAGGCATGGAACCTGCCCGTGGTAGATATGCAGGGGCGGTATATTGGATTTGTATCTAAATCGAAAATTTTTAATTCTTACCGCGAAGTGCTGGTAGAAAACTTTTCAGGAGATTAA
- a CDS encoding YbaN family protein, which translates to MSPEKLKKTIYIAAGTLCLILGGIGIVLPLLPTTPFWLLTCWFYLRSSQTLYNRVMQNKRFGSYVRGFLVDKSISLRAKVLSIGTIWVSAIFTFALLQVALWLKMLLFVIFLSVSWYILSFPTKKKNG; encoded by the coding sequence GTGAGTCCGGAAAAACTAAAAAAGACAATTTACATAGCAGCAGGAACACTATGCCTTATTCTGGGTGGAATCGGCATAGTGCTTCCGCTATTGCCAACCACTCCCTTCTGGCTGCTTACCTGTTGGTTTTACCTGCGTAGTTCGCAAACGTTGTATAACCGGGTGATGCAGAATAAAAGATTCGGATCCTACGTAAGGGGATTTCTGGTGGATAAATCCATATCATTAAGGGCTAAGGTCCTCTCTATCGGTACCATCTGGGTATCTGCCATCTTTACCTTTGCCCTGTTACAGGTGGCACTATGGCTTAAGATGTTGTTGTTTGTAATCTTCCTTTCAGTAAGCTGGTATATTCTTTCGTTCCCCACAAAAAAGAAAAACGGATAG
- a CDS encoding M13 family metallopeptidase, whose translation MKKMIAFSLIAGLVASTGCTTKPVQDASKTPAINLANLDTTVSPGSDFYQYACGGWIKQNPLKPEYARYGSFDKLREDNQKQLKDLIESLQANKSEAGSVAWKIGTFYAMGLDSAKLNADGINPVKDQLAAIEAVTGKKEVSAMIATMHKEGMSPYFQLYVGADEKNSSMNIVQLYQSGLSMGDRDYYLLEETKTIREAFKSYVSQLFTLAGYSADQSKLATEAVMKIETGIANVSFTREDLRDSQKNYNKMSLAAFKSAYDVLDWDIYFGGLGLKDIPEIDAKQASFYKGLSDLMKKTSVDEQKYYLAFNLLNEAASYLNDDFYAAKFNFYGKTMSGKQEQQPRWKRALETTNSALSEAVGQLYVEKYFPPVAKEKMLTLVGNLQKALGQRINGLQWMSDATKVKAQEKLAAFTVKIGYPDKWRDYSKLEIKEDSYWANVVRSNIFDTEYYLADAGKPVDKARWHMSPQTVNAYYNPTTNEICFPAAILQPPFFNLDADDAVNYGAIGVVIGHEMTHGFDDQGRNYDKDGNLQDWWTAEDSKRFTERADVLVKQYDNILVLDSVHANGRFTLGENIADQGGLLVSYEALKSSFQGKEPAAIDGFTATQRFYLGYAALWGQNIRNEEILRLTKIDPHSLGKWRVNAALRNVDDFYKAFNITENDAMYMKPEERVVIW comes from the coding sequence ATGAAAAAAATGATTGCTTTTTCTCTGATCGCAGGACTGGTGGCTTCTACAGGGTGTACAACCAAGCCAGTCCAGGATGCTTCTAAAACTCCGGCCATTAACCTGGCCAACCTGGATACTACGGTATCTCCGGGGAGTGATTTTTACCAATATGCTTGCGGAGGATGGATCAAACAAAACCCGCTTAAACCAGAGTATGCCCGCTACGGCTCTTTCGACAAGTTGCGGGAAGATAACCAAAAACAGTTGAAAGATCTGATTGAATCGCTGCAAGCCAATAAATCGGAAGCTGGCAGCGTTGCCTGGAAGATCGGTACGTTCTATGCCATGGGACTTGACAGTGCCAAATTGAATGCCGATGGCATCAATCCGGTAAAGGATCAGTTGGCAGCCATCGAAGCCGTTACAGGTAAAAAAGAGGTTTCGGCTATGATCGCTACGATGCACAAGGAGGGAATGTCTCCCTATTTTCAGTTGTACGTAGGTGCCGACGAGAAGAACAGTTCAATGAATATCGTTCAGCTATATCAGTCGGGTTTGTCCATGGGCGATCGCGATTATTACCTGCTTGAAGAGACAAAAACCATCCGCGAAGCTTTTAAAAGTTATGTAAGCCAACTCTTTACTTTAGCTGGATATTCTGCCGATCAGAGTAAACTTGCTACAGAGGCGGTAATGAAAATTGAGACAGGCATTGCCAATGTATCTTTCACCCGCGAAGATTTACGTGATTCACAGAAAAACTATAACAAGATGAGTCTGGCCGCATTTAAGTCGGCTTACGATGTCCTTGACTGGGATATTTACTTCGGTGGATTAGGTTTAAAAGACATTCCTGAAATTGATGCCAAGCAGGCCTCTTTTTACAAAGGCTTGAGCGACCTGATGAAGAAAACATCGGTGGATGAACAAAAGTATTACCTGGCATTCAACCTGCTTAACGAAGCCGCCTCTTACCTGAACGACGACTTCTATGCAGCCAAGTTCAACTTCTACGGTAAAACCATGTCCGGAAAGCAAGAGCAGCAGCCACGTTGGAAACGTGCACTTGAAACAACCAACAGCGCTCTTTCTGAAGCAGTGGGACAGCTTTATGTAGAGAAATATTTCCCTCCTGTAGCTAAAGAAAAAATGCTTACACTGGTGGGTAACCTGCAAAAGGCATTGGGTCAAAGAATCAATGGCCTGCAATGGATGAGTGATGCTACCAAGGTGAAGGCTCAGGAAAAACTGGCTGCCTTTACCGTAAAGATTGGTTATCCCGACAAATGGCGTGATTACAGCAAGCTGGAAATCAAGGAAGATTCCTATTGGGCCAATGTAGTACGTTCCAACATTTTCGATACGGAATATTACCTTGCCGATGCAGGTAAACCGGTCGATAAGGCACGCTGGCATATGAGTCCGCAGACCGTTAACGCTTACTACAACCCTACAACCAACGAAATCTGTTTCCCGGCAGCAATCCTGCAGCCTCCTTTCTTCAACCTTGATGCAGATGATGCCGTTAACTACGGAGCCATCGGGGTGGTGATCGGTCACGAGATGACACACGGATTCGACGACCAGGGACGTAACTACGACAAAGACGGAAACTTGCAGGACTGGTGGACAGCCGAAGATTCAAAACGTTTTACCGAACGGGCGGATGTGCTTGTAAAGCAATACGACAACATCCTTGTACTCGATTCAGTACATGCCAACGGTCGTTTCACATTGGGTGAAAACATAGCCGACCAGGGAGGATTGCTTGTTTCATACGAAGCATTAAAAAGCAGTTTCCAGGGAAAAGAGCCTGCTGCTATCGACGGTTTTACTGCCACGCAGCGTTTCTACCTTGGTTATGCCGCATTATGGGGACAAAATATACGTAATGAAGAGATTTTACGTTTAACAAAAATAGATCCGCATAGTTTGGGTAAATGGAGGGTTAATGCAGCATTGCGTAACGTGGATGATTTTTACAAAGCATTCAACATTACAGAAAACGATGCGATGTACATGAAACCAGAAGAACGTGTAGTTATCTGGTAA